A section of the Burkholderia mallei ATCC 23344 genome encodes:
- a CDS encoding DUF1289 domain-containing protein gives MTSNLHDKPDSPCIGVCSTLFDEVCKGCGRTALEVANWVFMTDAEKQAVWERITREGTAMRFQYDKL, from the coding sequence ATGACCTCGAATCTTCACGACAAACCCGACAGCCCGTGCATCGGCGTCTGCTCGACGCTCTTCGACGAAGTCTGCAAAGGCTGCGGGCGCACGGCGCTCGAAGTCGCGAACTGGGTGTTCATGACGGACGCCGAAAAGCAGGCGGTGTGGGAGCGCATCACGCGCGAAGGCACCGCAATGCGCTTCCAGTACGACAAGCTGTAG
- a CDS encoding OmpW/AlkL family protein: protein MRRQTIRTCTTAIACAAGLAMIPSLSHAASPGEGINQGDIIARVRGISIMPDERTSNTLSALNVGVNNAIVPELDFTYMIRDYLGVELILGTSRHQITSSLGDLGGVGVLPPTLLLQYHFNHAGKVRPYVGAGINYTLFYNNGLHAGGEGIGINNHSFGPALQFGVDVQVTKKVFVNVDVKKIWMHTDATLGGQPLGRLNIDPLVVGVGVGMKF, encoded by the coding sequence ATGCGTCGTCAAACAATTCGTACTTGCACCACCGCCATCGCTTGCGCAGCCGGTCTTGCGATGATTCCGTCGCTGTCGCATGCGGCTTCGCCCGGAGAGGGCATCAATCAAGGCGACATCATCGCGCGCGTTCGCGGGATCAGCATCATGCCGGACGAGCGCACGAGCAATACGTTGTCGGCGCTGAACGTGGGCGTGAACAATGCGATCGTCCCCGAGCTCGATTTCACGTACATGATTCGCGACTACCTGGGCGTCGAGCTGATCCTCGGCACGTCGCGGCATCAGATCACGTCGTCGCTCGGCGATCTCGGCGGCGTCGGCGTGCTGCCGCCGACGCTGCTGTTGCAGTACCACTTCAACCATGCCGGCAAGGTGCGTCCGTATGTCGGCGCGGGCATCAACTACACGCTGTTCTACAACAACGGGCTGCACGCGGGCGGCGAGGGGATCGGGATCAACAACCACAGCTTCGGTCCCGCGCTGCAGTTCGGCGTCGATGTGCAAGTGACGAAGAAGGTGTTCGTCAACGTCGACGTGAAGAAGATCTGGATGCACACCGATGCGACGCTCGGCGGCCAGCCGCTCGGCCGGCTGAATATCGATCCGCTCGTCGTGGGCGTCGGCGTCGGGATGAAGTTCTAG
- a CDS encoding NAD(P)H-dependent flavin oxidoreductase, which translates to MTGSIPFPPLMIRGRSLLPIVQGGMGVGISAHRLAGSVAREGALGTIASIDLRHHHTDLIERCKRHPDRETMEAANLEALAREIQRAKTWGEGRGMIAVNVMKAVRSHADYVRIACEFGADAIVMGAGLPLDLPDMTQGHDIALIPILSDSRGIALVLKKWMKKGRLPDAIVIEHPARAGGHLGVTSLDDMDDPRFEFARVIDETRQTFATLGLERERIALVVAGGINSHEAVRAALAEGANGVQVGTPFAVTEEGDAHPNFKRVLANAKPDDIVEFLSVTGLPARAVKTPWLERYLRHETRIRAKIGALKQRCPSALECLSVCGLRDGIERFGHFCIDTRLAAALRGDVANGLFFRGREALPFGQAIRSVRDLLELLLTGTAPEAAANRPTFSLS; encoded by the coding sequence ATGACCGGTTCCATTCCCTTTCCGCCGCTGATGATCCGCGGCCGTTCGCTGTTGCCCATCGTGCAGGGCGGGATGGGCGTCGGCATCTCCGCGCATCGGCTCGCCGGAAGCGTCGCGCGCGAAGGCGCGCTCGGCACGATCGCGAGCATCGACTTGCGCCATCACCATACCGATCTGATCGAGCGCTGCAAGCGGCATCCGGATCGCGAGACGATGGAGGCGGCGAACCTCGAGGCGCTCGCGCGCGAGATCCAGCGCGCGAAGACGTGGGGCGAGGGGCGCGGCATGATCGCGGTCAACGTGATGAAGGCGGTGCGCTCGCACGCCGACTATGTGCGCATCGCATGCGAGTTCGGCGCGGACGCGATCGTGATGGGCGCGGGCTTGCCGCTCGATCTGCCGGACATGACGCAGGGGCACGACATCGCGCTGATCCCGATCCTGTCGGACAGCCGCGGCATCGCGCTCGTGCTGAAGAAGTGGATGAAGAAAGGGCGTCTGCCCGATGCGATCGTGATCGAGCATCCGGCCCGCGCGGGCGGCCATCTCGGCGTGACGAGCCTCGACGACATGGACGATCCGCGCTTCGAATTCGCGCGGGTCATCGACGAAACCCGGCAGACGTTCGCCACGCTCGGCCTCGAGCGCGAGCGCATCGCGCTCGTCGTCGCGGGCGGCATCAACAGCCACGAGGCGGTGCGCGCGGCGCTCGCCGAAGGCGCGAACGGCGTGCAGGTGGGCACGCCGTTCGCGGTCACCGAGGAGGGCGATGCGCATCCGAACTTCAAGCGCGTGCTCGCGAACGCGAAGCCGGACGACATCGTCGAGTTCTTGAGCGTCACGGGGCTGCCGGCGCGCGCGGTGAAGACGCCGTGGCTCGAGCGTTATCTGCGGCACGAGACGCGCATTCGCGCGAAGATCGGCGCGCTCAAGCAGCGCTGCCCGTCGGCGCTCGAATGCCTGAGTGTGTGCGGCTTGCGCGACGGCATCGAGCGCTTCGGCCACTTCTGCATCGATACGCGCCTGGCCGCCGCGCTGCGCGGCGACGTCGCGAACGGGCTGTTCTTCCGCGGCCGCGAAGCGCTGCCGTTCGGGCAGGCGATTCGCAGCGTGCGCGATCTGCTCGAGCTGCTGCTCACGGGCACCGCACCCGAAGCTGCGGCAAACCGTCCCACTTTCTCGTTGTCGTAA
- a CDS encoding aldehyde dehydrogenase family protein, protein MKTCEQFYIGGAWRPSTGKGMIDVIDSGTEAVIGRVPEGTAEDAKAAVAAARAAFDGWAATPPAERARYLHKITENLKARSEELAQSITGEVGMPIKLSRAIQVGGPIYNWGAYAKLAETFAFEEQVGNSLVVREPVGVVAAITPWNYPLNQITLKVAAALAAGCTVALKPSEVAPLNAFILAEAIHDAGLPAGVFNLVCGYGPVVGEALASDADVDMVSFTGSTRAGKRVAELAAAGVKRVALELGGKSASVILDDADFAAAVKGTVSACYLNAGQTCSAHTRMLVPESRYEEARDLAKAAAQAYVAGDPRDDATRLGALASSVQQKRVQDYIRRSIDEGAELVTGGLGMPEGITRGFFVKPTVFGRVKPDATIAQEEIFGPVLSILTYRDEDDAVRIANDSPYGLGGAVWAGSDERAMRVARRIRTGQVDINGGAWNMAAPFGGFKQSGIGRENGVYGLDEYLEYKSMQLRPHKRA, encoded by the coding sequence ATGAAAACCTGCGAACAGTTCTACATCGGCGGTGCATGGCGCCCGAGCACGGGCAAGGGCATGATCGACGTGATCGACTCCGGCACCGAGGCCGTGATCGGCCGCGTCCCCGAAGGCACCGCCGAAGACGCGAAAGCGGCCGTCGCGGCCGCGCGCGCGGCGTTCGACGGCTGGGCCGCGACGCCGCCCGCCGAGCGCGCCCGCTATCTGCACAAGATCACCGAGAACCTGAAGGCGCGCAGCGAGGAGCTCGCGCAATCGATCACGGGCGAAGTCGGCATGCCGATCAAGCTGTCGCGCGCGATCCAGGTCGGCGGGCCGATCTACAACTGGGGCGCGTATGCGAAACTCGCCGAGACCTTCGCGTTCGAGGAGCAGGTGGGCAATTCGCTCGTCGTGCGCGAGCCTGTCGGCGTCGTCGCGGCGATCACGCCCTGGAACTATCCGCTCAACCAGATCACGCTGAAGGTCGCGGCCGCGCTCGCGGCGGGCTGCACGGTCGCGCTGAAGCCGTCCGAGGTCGCACCGCTCAATGCGTTCATCCTCGCCGAGGCGATTCACGACGCGGGGCTGCCCGCCGGCGTGTTCAATCTCGTGTGCGGCTACGGGCCCGTCGTCGGCGAGGCGCTCGCGAGCGACGCCGATGTCGACATGGTGTCGTTCACCGGCTCGACGCGCGCGGGCAAGCGCGTCGCCGAGCTCGCCGCGGCCGGCGTGAAGCGCGTCGCGCTCGAACTGGGCGGCAAATCGGCGTCGGTGATTCTCGACGACGCCGATTTCGCGGCCGCGGTGAAGGGCACGGTGTCCGCGTGCTATCTGAACGCCGGGCAGACGTGCTCCGCGCATACGCGCATGCTCGTGCCCGAATCGCGCTACGAGGAGGCGCGCGACCTCGCGAAGGCCGCCGCGCAAGCCTATGTCGCGGGCGATCCGCGCGACGACGCGACGCGGCTCGGCGCGCTCGCGTCGTCGGTCCAGCAAAAGCGCGTGCAGGATTACATCCGGCGCAGCATCGACGAAGGCGCGGAGCTCGTCACGGGCGGCCTCGGCATGCCGGAGGGCATCACGCGCGGCTTCTTCGTGAAGCCGACCGTGTTCGGGCGCGTGAAGCCCGACGCGACGATCGCGCAGGAGGAGATCTTCGGCCCGGTGCTGTCGATTCTCACGTATCGCGACGAGGATGACGCGGTGCGCATCGCGAACGATTCGCCGTACGGGCTCGGCGGCGCGGTGTGGGCGGGCAGCGACGAGCGCGCGATGCGCGTCGCGCGCCGCATCCGCACGGGGCAGGTCGATATCAACGGCGGGGCATGGAACATGGCCGCGCCGTTCGGCGGTTTCAAACAGTCGGGCATCGGCCGCGAGAACGGCGTGTACGGCCTCGACGAATATCTCGAATACAAATCGATGCAATTGCGCCCGCACAAGCGCGCGTGA
- a CDS encoding ABC-F family ATPase gives MLSTANITMQFGPKPLFENISVKFGEGNRYGLIGANGCGKSTFMKILGGDLEPSAGNVALEPNVRLGKLRQDQFAYEDVRVLDVVMMGHTEMWAAMTERDAIYANPEATDDDYMHAAELEAKFAEYGGYDAEARAGALLLGIGIEEKFHSGPMRDVAPGWKLRVLLAQALFSNPDVLLLDEPTNNLDINSIRWLEDTLNNYDSTMIIISHDRHFLNSVCTHMADMDYGTLKVWPGNYDDYMLASAQARERQAAANARAKERVAELQDFVRRFSANKSKARQATSRAKQIDKIKIEEFKPSSRQNPFIRFEFEKKLHNIAVVADSITKKYERTIFENFNLSVQPGERIAIIGENGAGKTTLLRALFGNLTLDHGTVKWAENANVGYMPQDTYEEFPNDVTLMDWIDQYRKDGDDETMVRGTLGRLLFSADDIKKSVKVLSGGEKGRMIWGKLMLGRHNVLLMDEPTNHMDMESIESLQIALEKFEGTLIFVSHDREFVSGLANRIIEVTTEGKLVDFGGNYEDFLASKGLQ, from the coding sequence GTGCTTTCTACCGCCAACATCACGATGCAATTCGGGCCCAAGCCCCTGTTCGAGAACATCTCGGTCAAGTTCGGGGAGGGCAACCGCTACGGCCTCATCGGGGCGAACGGCTGCGGCAAGTCGACCTTCATGAAGATCCTGGGCGGCGATCTGGAGCCGTCGGCGGGCAACGTCGCGCTCGAGCCGAACGTGCGGCTCGGCAAGCTGCGCCAGGATCAGTTCGCATACGAGGACGTGCGCGTGCTCGACGTCGTGATGATGGGCCACACCGAGATGTGGGCCGCGATGACCGAGCGCGACGCGATCTACGCGAACCCCGAGGCGACCGACGACGACTACATGCACGCGGCCGAACTCGAGGCGAAGTTCGCCGAGTACGGCGGCTACGACGCCGAGGCGCGCGCGGGCGCGCTGCTGCTCGGCATCGGCATCGAGGAGAAGTTCCACAGCGGCCCGATGCGCGACGTCGCGCCGGGCTGGAAGCTGCGGGTGCTGCTCGCGCAGGCGCTGTTCTCGAACCCGGACGTGCTGCTGCTCGACGAGCCGACCAATAACCTCGACATCAACTCGATCCGCTGGCTCGAGGACACGCTGAACAACTACGATTCGACGATGATCATCATCTCGCATGATCGTCACTTCCTGAACTCAGTGTGCACGCACATGGCCGACATGGACTACGGCACGCTGAAGGTCTGGCCGGGCAACTACGACGACTACATGCTCGCGTCCGCGCAGGCGCGCGAGCGCCAGGCCGCGGCGAATGCGCGCGCGAAGGAGCGCGTGGCCGAGCTGCAGGACTTCGTGCGCCGCTTCTCGGCGAACAAGTCGAAGGCCCGCCAGGCGACGAGCCGCGCGAAGCAGATCGACAAGATCAAGATCGAGGAATTCAAGCCGTCGTCGCGCCAGAATCCGTTCATCCGTTTCGAATTCGAGAAGAAGCTGCACAACATCGCGGTCGTCGCCGATTCGATCACGAAGAAGTACGAGCGCACGATCTTCGAGAATTTCAATTTGTCGGTGCAGCCCGGCGAGCGCATCGCGATCATCGGCGAGAACGGCGCGGGCAAGACGACGCTGCTGCGCGCGCTGTTCGGCAACCTGACGCTCGATCACGGCACGGTGAAGTGGGCCGAGAACGCGAACGTCGGCTACATGCCGCAGGACACGTACGAAGAGTTTCCGAACGACGTCACGCTGATGGATTGGATCGACCAGTACCGCAAGGACGGCGACGACGAGACGATGGTGCGCGGCACGCTCGGCCGCCTGCTGTTCTCGGCGGACGACATCAAGAAATCGGTGAAGGTGCTCTCCGGCGGGGAGAAGGGCCGGATGATCTGGGGCAAGCTGATGCTCGGCCGTCACAACGTGCTGCTGATGGACGAGCCGACCAACCACATGGACATGGAATCGATCGAGTCGCTGCAGATCGCGCTCGAGAAGTTCGAAGGCACGCTGATCTTCGTGTCGCACGACCGCGAATTCGTGAGCGGGCTCGCGAACCGGATCATCGAAGTGACGACGGAGGGCAAGCTCGTCGATTTCGGCGGGAATTACGAGGATTTCCTCGCAAGCAAGGGCTTGCAGTAA
- a CDS encoding AsmA family protein, which produces MALTRTLGKTAAWIVGIFAVLTAAVGVFIFTFDWNRAKPWINEQASASIGRPFEIRGDIKVGWRRPDGETGWRAWVPWPVFSASRIVIGNPPWAKAPNFATLDEARFELAVLPLLAHEVVIPTIELVNPALDIERLADGRNNWTFEFKQSAGPSPWKVQLRDFGFAKGTVVYRDAITKADLSVAVDTLGQPIPLGDVLRQQEETSRAASAQRVGKRGAAQLAAKAQAQIASDASAASAAGAPNASGAAAASGASGVNAAASAAKVSGNDRSRAARATAGASAASKPAAAASGGSAAAVAAGKAPAAGAGGAVASASASAASSASAVSTSAAVSGASGARGASGASAASAAEQRSAGPTYAFGLTVKGRYKGVPIDGTGKVGGVLSLRDASRPFPLQADVKAGDTRLAIVGTLTDPVHLAAIDLRLWLQGSSMSHLYPLTGVTLPDTPPYATEGRLVGRFKRAASTFRYENFNGRVGGSDLRGTLVYQQRAPRPLLSGELVSNLLQFSDLAPIIGADTAASKARRGDTTKQPPGRVLPVETFRTDRWRALDADVKFTGRKLIKSAALPISDLYTHIVMTDGVLSLEPLKFGVAGGSLATTAHLDGSAAPLKGRFSVAARHLKLKQLFPTQKVMQSALGEINGDAALSATGNSPAALAATSNGEVKMLMTDGAISRLLMEAAGLNVANVLYEKMFGSHDVKINCAAVDFVATNGLLDTKLFAFDTDDALINIDGPIDLRNESMNLKVHPHTKGFRVFSLRSPLYVKGTFKNPDVGVDAAALALRAGAMVGLGLVNPFAALIPLIAPSNNRDVPCSELFAQLKAPQKAANARK; this is translated from the coding sequence ATGGCGCTCACCCGTACTCTTGGCAAAACGGCGGCGTGGATCGTCGGCATCTTCGCGGTCTTGACCGCGGCGGTCGGCGTGTTCATCTTCACGTTCGACTGGAATCGCGCGAAACCGTGGATCAACGAGCAGGCAAGCGCGTCGATCGGCCGGCCGTTCGAGATCCGCGGCGACATCAAGGTCGGCTGGCGGCGGCCCGACGGCGAGACCGGCTGGCGCGCATGGGTGCCGTGGCCGGTGTTCTCGGCGAGCCGGATCGTGATCGGCAACCCGCCGTGGGCGAAAGCGCCCAATTTCGCGACGCTCGACGAAGCGCGCTTCGAGCTCGCCGTCCTGCCGCTGCTCGCGCACGAGGTCGTGATCCCGACGATCGAGCTCGTCAACCCGGCGCTCGACATCGAGCGCCTCGCCGACGGCCGCAACAACTGGACCTTCGAATTCAAGCAGTCTGCCGGCCCGTCGCCCTGGAAGGTGCAGTTGCGCGACTTCGGCTTCGCGAAGGGCACGGTCGTCTATCGCGACGCGATCACGAAAGCCGATCTGAGCGTCGCGGTCGATACGCTCGGCCAGCCGATTCCGCTCGGCGACGTGCTCCGGCAGCAGGAGGAGACGTCTCGGGCGGCGTCGGCGCAGCGGGTCGGCAAACGCGGCGCGGCGCAATTGGCCGCCAAGGCGCAAGCCCAGATCGCGTCCGACGCGTCGGCGGCGTCGGCCGCCGGGGCGCCGAACGCGAGCGGCGCTGCCGCGGCGAGCGGCGCGTCGGGCGTGAATGCCGCGGCGTCGGCCGCCAAGGTTTCCGGCAATGACCGGTCACGGGCGGCTCGGGCCACGGCGGGCGCGAGCGCTGCGTCGAAGCCGGCCGCCGCGGCCTCCGGCGGGAGCGCCGCGGCGGTTGCCGCCGGCAAGGCTCCCGCAGCGGGCGCGGGCGGGGCGGTTGCTTCCGCCTCCGCGTCGGCCGCATCTTCCGCTTCGGCCGTCTCGACGAGCGCGGCCGTTTCGGGCGCGAGCGGCGCAAGGGGCGCGAGCGGCGCAAGCGCGGCCTCCGCCGCCGAGCAGCGGTCGGCCGGCCCGACCTACGCGTTCGGCCTGACCGTGAAGGGCCGCTACAAGGGCGTGCCGATCGACGGCACGGGCAAGGTGGGCGGCGTGCTGTCGCTTCGGGACGCTTCGCGGCCATTCCCGCTGCAGGCCGACGTGAAGGCGGGCGACACGCGCCTCGCGATCGTCGGGACGCTCACCGATCCGGTCCATCTCGCCGCGATCGACCTGCGGCTGTGGCTGCAGGGCTCGAGCATGTCGCACCTGTATCCGCTCACGGGCGTGACCTTGCCCGACACGCCGCCGTACGCGACCGAAGGCCGGCTCGTCGGTCGTTTCAAGCGCGCCGCGAGCACGTTCCGTTACGAGAACTTCAACGGCCGCGTTGGCGGCAGCGATCTGCGCGGCACGCTCGTGTACCAGCAGCGCGCGCCGCGGCCGCTCCTGTCCGGCGAGCTCGTGTCGAATCTGCTGCAGTTCTCCGATCTCGCGCCGATCATCGGCGCGGACACGGCCGCGAGCAAGGCGCGGCGCGGCGACACGACGAAGCAGCCGCCCGGCCGCGTGCTGCCCGTCGAGACATTCCGCACCGACCGCTGGCGCGCGCTCGACGCCGACGTCAAGTTCACGGGCCGCAAGCTGATCAAGAGCGCCGCGCTGCCGATCAGCGATCTGTACACGCACATCGTGATGACGGACGGCGTGCTGTCGCTCGAGCCGCTGAAGTTCGGCGTCGCGGGCGGCTCGCTCGCGACCACCGCGCATCTCGATGGCAGCGCCGCGCCGCTGAAGGGCCGCTTCTCGGTCGCCGCGCGGCATCTGAAGCTCAAGCAGCTGTTCCCGACGCAGAAGGTCATGCAGTCCGCGCTCGGCGAGATCAACGGCGATGCGGCGCTGTCCGCGACGGGCAATTCGCCCGCCGCGCTCGCGGCGACGTCGAACGGCGAAGTGAAGATGCTGATGACCGATGGCGCGATCAGCCGCCTGTTGATGGAAGCGGCGGGCCTGAACGTCGCCAACGTCCTGTACGAAAAGATGTTCGGCAGCCACGACGTGAAGATCAATTGCGCGGCCGTCGATTTCGTGGCAACCAACGGCTTGCTCGACACGAAGCTGTTCGCGTTCGATACCGACGACGCGCTCATCAACATCGACGGCCCGATCGATCTGCGCAACGAGTCGATGAACCTGAAGGTCCATCCGCATACGAAGGGATTCCGCGTGTTCTCGCTGCGCTCGCCGCTGTACGTGAAGGGGACGTTCAAGAATCCGGACGTCGGGGTCGACGCGGCCGCGCTCGCGTTGCGCGCGGGCGCGATGGTCGGCCTCGGGCTCGTGAATCCGTTCGCGGCGCTGATTCCGCTGATCGCGCCGAGCAATAACCGGGACGTGCCGTGCTCGGAGCTCTTCGCGCAGTTGAAGGCGCCGCAGAAGGCCGCGAACGCGCGCAAGTGA
- a CDS encoding ABC transporter ATP-binding protein, whose product MTADVLIEARQLARRDAARGKTLLAPSDFALAAGERIALTGPSGSGKSVFLRALALLDPIDGGELLWRGTRVPRPAIPRYRRSVAYVRQRPATAEGTVEDLLRYPYSLAVYRDARFDAARVARLAAQAGRGDDFLRKAASELSGGEAQIAALLRVLQLDPDVLLLDEPTSALDPDSTRAIEALVAAWFDAAPAARAYLWISHDPAQAARVGRRRLTMRAGVLGDAATQDAR is encoded by the coding sequence ATGACAGCCGATGTCCTGATCGAAGCCCGGCAACTCGCCCGCCGCGACGCCGCCCGCGGTAAAACGCTCCTGGCCCCGAGCGATTTCGCGCTCGCGGCGGGCGAGCGGATCGCGCTCACCGGCCCGTCGGGCTCGGGCAAGAGCGTGTTTCTGCGGGCCCTCGCGCTTCTCGATCCGATCGACGGCGGCGAGCTGCTCTGGCGCGGCACACGGGTGCCGCGCCCGGCCATTCCGCGCTATCGGCGCAGCGTCGCCTATGTTCGCCAGCGCCCCGCCACCGCCGAGGGCACCGTGGAGGACCTGCTGCGCTACCCCTATTCGCTCGCCGTCTATCGCGACGCGCGCTTCGACGCCGCGCGCGTCGCGCGCCTCGCCGCGCAGGCGGGCCGCGGCGACGACTTCCTGCGCAAGGCGGCGAGCGAGCTGTCCGGCGGCGAGGCGCAGATCGCCGCGCTGCTGCGCGTGCTGCAACTCGACCCCGACGTGCTGCTGCTCGACGAGCCGACGTCCGCCCTCGATCCCGATTCGACCCGCGCGATCGAAGCGCTCGTGGCCGCCTGGTTCGACGCGGCGCCCGCCGCGCGCGCGTATCTGTGGATTTCGCACGATCCGGCGCAGGCGGCACGCGTCGGCCGCCGGCGCCTGACGATGCGCGCCGGCGTGCTCGGCGACGCCGCGACGCAGGACGCACGATGA
- a CDS encoding ABC transporter permease: protein MNTPLQDLSLVDVGIAAALVAINGAISVALSLGLGRKLAWAAARTVVQLLAIGYVLGWVFGHPRWYVVLPLVALMTLIAGFAGAARGKRTYAGQRADSVLSIWASSWFVAAIGLFVVIRIHPWYAPQYAIPILGMILGNTLTGVSLGVERMMEELTARRDRVETALALGATRWEAAQDAARQAVRAGMLPTLNQMAVVGVVSLPGMMTGQVLAGQSPLQAVRYQIVIMFLIAAASALGTVGAVLSTYRRLFSAEHRFLASRLVERERTANGG, encoded by the coding sequence ATGAACACGCCGCTGCAAGACCTGAGTCTCGTCGACGTCGGGATCGCGGCGGCGCTCGTCGCGATCAACGGCGCGATTTCGGTCGCGCTATCGCTCGGCCTCGGCCGCAAGCTCGCATGGGCGGCCGCGCGCACCGTCGTGCAGTTGCTCGCGATCGGCTACGTGCTCGGCTGGGTGTTCGGCCATCCGCGCTGGTACGTCGTGCTGCCGCTCGTCGCGCTGATGACGCTGATCGCGGGCTTCGCGGGTGCCGCGCGCGGCAAGCGAACCTATGCGGGGCAACGCGCGGACAGCGTCCTGTCGATCTGGGCGAGCAGTTGGTTCGTCGCGGCGATCGGGCTGTTCGTCGTGATCCGCATCCATCCGTGGTACGCGCCGCAATATGCGATCCCGATCCTCGGGATGATTCTCGGCAATACGCTCACCGGCGTGTCGCTCGGCGTCGAGCGGATGATGGAGGAGCTGACCGCGCGGCGCGACCGCGTCGAGACGGCGCTCGCGCTCGGCGCGACGCGCTGGGAAGCCGCGCAGGACGCGGCGCGCCAGGCGGTGCGCGCCGGCATGCTGCCGACGCTCAACCAGATGGCCGTCGTCGGCGTCGTGAGCCTGCCCGGGATGATGACGGGCCAGGTACTGGCCGGACAGTCGCCGCTGCAAGCCGTCCGATACCAGATCGTGATCATGTTCCTGATCGCGGCGGCGTCCGCGCTCGGCACCGTCGGGGCGGTGCTGTCCACTTACCGGCGGCTCTTCTCCGCCGAGCATCGGTTTCTGGCGTCGCGGCTCGTCGAGCGGGAAAGAACCGCGAACGGCGGGTAA
- a CDS encoding DUF6013 family protein: MSQRILSPLVASCAAAALLSAFAAHAAPPIKGSVLGGNDGQLQYTVKVDSKQFGTMQETRKIRSGETDDYNWKSVPPSGAVPMPDACPNADTLPRDANGAMVRQAQVRLAPAVDSKGVANVQLSFQASAPSGTKKVTVNGKALQCPNVVAVSQVKWLSIPTGGSKSITMRDGTKITVSIKR, translated from the coding sequence ATGAGTCAACGCATTCTGTCGCCGCTCGTCGCGTCGTGCGCCGCCGCGGCGTTGCTGTCGGCTTTCGCCGCGCATGCGGCGCCGCCCATCAAGGGCAGCGTGCTGGGCGGCAACGACGGCCAGCTTCAATACACGGTCAAGGTCGACTCGAAGCAGTTCGGCACGATGCAGGAGACGCGCAAGATCCGCTCCGGCGAAACCGACGACTACAACTGGAAATCGGTGCCGCCGTCGGGCGCCGTGCCGATGCCCGACGCGTGCCCGAACGCGGATACGCTACCGCGCGACGCGAACGGCGCGATGGTTCGGCAAGCCCAGGTGCGGCTCGCGCCGGCGGTCGACAGCAAGGGCGTCGCGAACGTGCAACTGAGCTTCCAGGCGAGCGCGCCGAGCGGCACGAAGAAGGTCACGGTAAACGGCAAGGCGCTGCAGTGCCCGAATGTCGTGGCGGTGAGCCAGGTCAAATGGCTGTCGATCCCGACGGGCGGTTCGAAGTCGATCACGATGCGCGACGGCACGAAGATCACGGTGTCGATCAAGCGGTGA
- the serB gene encoding phosphoserine phosphatase SerB: protein MTTNLVVQSTAPLSDAHHKPLAALAHGARVVALDAQSIRIERANPAQRADIDAYCGTHALDYAFVDAARKLADFGLVAMDMDSTLITIECIDEIADFCGLKAEVSAITEAAMRGEIKDFNESLTRRVALLAGLEASALERVYEERLRLSPGAESMLAGVKAAGLKTLLVSGGFTFFTERLKARLGLDFAHSNTLEIVDGKLTGKVVGEIVNADVKARAVRETCAALGIEPARAIVIGDGSNDLKMMAAGGFSIAFRAKPIVRSAASAAFDHVGLDGLLRLF, encoded by the coding sequence ATGACCACGAATCTCGTCGTTCAAAGCACCGCGCCGCTCTCCGACGCGCATCACAAGCCGCTCGCCGCGCTCGCGCACGGCGCGCGCGTCGTTGCGCTCGACGCGCAGTCGATCCGCATCGAGCGCGCCAACCCCGCGCAGCGCGCCGATATCGACGCATACTGCGGCACGCACGCGCTCGATTACGCGTTCGTCGACGCGGCCCGCAAGCTGGCCGACTTCGGCCTCGTCGCGATGGACATGGATTCGACGCTGATCACGATCGAGTGCATCGACGAAATCGCGGACTTTTGCGGCCTGAAAGCCGAGGTCTCGGCAATCACCGAGGCGGCGATGCGCGGCGAGATCAAGGATTTCAACGAGAGCCTGACGCGCCGCGTCGCGCTGCTCGCGGGCCTCGAAGCGAGCGCGCTCGAGCGCGTCTATGAAGAGCGGCTGCGGCTGTCGCCGGGCGCCGAATCGATGCTCGCCGGCGTGAAGGCAGCGGGCCTGAAGACGCTGCTCGTATCGGGCGGTTTCACGTTCTTCACCGAGCGCCTGAAAGCGCGGCTCGGCCTCGATTTCGCGCATTCGAACACGCTCGAGATCGTCGACGGCAAGCTGACGGGCAAGGTCGTCGGCGAGATCGTCAACGCGGACGTGAAGGCGCGCGCGGTGCGCGAGACCTGCGCGGCGCTCGGCATCGAGCCCGCGCGCGCGATCGTCATCGGCGACGGCTCGAACGATCTGAAGATGATGGCTGCCGGCGGCTTCTCGATCGCGTTTCGCGCGAAGCCGATCGTGCGCAGCGCGGCGAGCGCCGCATTCGATCACGTCGGCCTCGACGGGCTGCTGCGGCTGTTCTGA